The Citrifermentans bemidjiense Bem genome window below encodes:
- the atpG gene encoding ATP synthase F1 subunit gamma, with the protein MANLKSIKKRIVSVKNTRQITKAMKMVSAAKLRRAQENVVAARPYAGKLAEVLERLAKTQESDASPLMVKRDTRRALLVVVTSDRGLCGGFNANLSKAAERFINERKGDFSELSLMTIGRKGYEFLRNRHTVRKHHGNIFSTLSYHTAALIAAELVEGYLAEEYDEVYVIYNAFKSVMTQDITLEQLLPVTAKTADTDEVGTEYIYEPSKAALLDELLPKHIEVQVFKSLLESVASEHGARMTAMDSASKNATEMIGKLTLIYNRARQAAITTELMEIISGSESIKG; encoded by the coding sequence ATGGCAAACCTTAAGAGCATCAAGAAACGGATCGTATCCGTAAAAAATACCAGGCAGATCACCAAGGCCATGAAGATGGTCTCTGCCGCTAAGCTGCGTCGCGCCCAGGAAAACGTTGTGGCTGCGCGACCCTACGCGGGGAAGCTCGCGGAGGTGCTGGAGCGGCTGGCCAAGACCCAGGAGTCGGACGCAAGCCCGCTCATGGTGAAGCGCGACACGCGTCGCGCGCTCTTGGTGGTGGTCACCTCGGACAGGGGCCTTTGCGGCGGCTTCAACGCCAACCTGTCCAAGGCCGCCGAGCGCTTCATCAACGAGCGCAAGGGGGATTTCTCGGAGTTGTCCCTGATGACCATCGGCCGCAAGGGGTACGAGTTCCTGCGTAACCGCCACACGGTCAGGAAACATCACGGCAACATCTTCTCCACCCTCTCCTACCACACTGCGGCGCTCATCGCTGCGGAACTGGTGGAAGGGTACCTGGCTGAAGAGTACGACGAGGTCTACGTCATATACAACGCCTTCAAAAGCGTCATGACCCAGGACATCACCCTGGAGCAGCTCCTCCCGGTGACGGCGAAAACCGCCGACACCGACGAGGTAGGGACCGAGTACATCTACGAGCCGTCCAAGGCTGCGCTTCTCGACGAACTGCTCCCCAAGCACATCGAGGTGCAGGTGTTCAAGTCGCTCCTCGAATCCGTCGCTTCCGAGCACGGTGCCAGGATGACCGCCATGGACAGCGCCTCCAAGAACGCCACGGAGATGATCGGCAAGCTGACCCTGATCTACAACAGGGCGCGCCAGGCCGCCATCACCACGGAGCTGATGGAAATCATCTCCGGCTCTGAATCGATAAAGGGTTAA
- a CDS encoding F0F1 ATP synthase subunit epsilon — MAEKLKVELVTPYKKVLSEEVDEITATGALGEFGVLPGHAPFLTSLKIGELAYRKDGVSHHMALNWGYFEVENDTVTVLVETAEKADEIDLERAKAALGRAETELKGLTPEDKNFRIYEAALERALIRVQVAGKAARR, encoded by the coding sequence ATGGCTGAAAAACTGAAGGTTGAACTGGTAACCCCGTACAAGAAGGTCCTCTCCGAAGAGGTCGACGAGATCACCGCTACCGGTGCCCTCGGAGAATTCGGCGTTCTGCCGGGCCACGCTCCCTTCCTCACCTCGCTGAAGATCGGCGAGCTGGCCTACAGGAAGGACGGCGTGTCGCACCACATGGCGCTGAACTGGGGCTACTTCGAGGTCGAGAACGACACCGTGACGGTGCTGGTCGAGACCGCCGAGAAGGCGGACGAGATCGACCTGGAGCGCGCCAAGGCGGCCCTGGGCCGCGCCGAGACCGAACTCAAGGGCCTGACCCCGGAGGACAAGAACTTCCGGATCTACGAAGCCGCGCTCGAGCGTGCGCTGATCAGGGTCCAGGTCGCCGGCAAGGCGGCCAGACGCTAA
- a CDS encoding MATE family efflux transporter, with the protein MNHGHELLHQPIPGLIRKLAIPTSVGYFFNTMFNVVDTFYGGRVSTEALAALSLSFPIFFLIIAIGAGISTGATALIGHELGAGNAEEARHLAGQTISFGIVHGFLVAAVGFSAAPLLFQLLGAKGPVLQFALQYMDTIFTGSIFFLINYVLNSILNATGDSRSFRNFLVVGFFLNMIFDPWFLYGGLGVPALGLSGIAWATVLVQGMGNIYLAMRVRQSGMLEGFRWRELVPRRHPYSQLARQGFPSSLNMMTVASGIFLITWFVGRFGSEAVAAYGIGARIEQIALLPVMGMNVATLALVAQNSGARQLERVVQTIKTALRVGVAFMGAGTVVVYLAARPLMGLFSNDPKVVEIGVGYLRIEAFVFVAYVILYTCVAVLQGLKRPGFALMVGLMRQIVFPLPVFYLLAVFLGFGLAGIWWGILLVTWGAACVTVLYVLRLAAGMSPAEPRLDRAAD; encoded by the coding sequence ATGAACCACGGCCACGAGCTGCTGCACCAACCGATCCCGGGGCTGATCAGGAAACTGGCCATTCCCACCAGCGTCGGCTATTTCTTCAACACCATGTTCAACGTGGTCGACACCTTCTACGGCGGGAGGGTCTCCACCGAGGCGCTCGCCGCACTTTCCTTATCTTTCCCCATCTTCTTCCTCATCATCGCCATCGGCGCCGGGATCTCCACCGGAGCCACCGCGCTCATAGGTCACGAACTCGGCGCGGGCAACGCCGAAGAGGCGAGGCACCTGGCGGGGCAGACCATCTCCTTTGGCATCGTGCACGGCTTCCTGGTCGCAGCGGTCGGCTTCTCGGCCGCTCCGCTCCTCTTCCAGCTCCTGGGCGCCAAAGGCCCAGTGCTTCAGTTCGCGCTGCAGTACATGGACACCATCTTCACCGGGAGCATTTTCTTCCTGATCAACTACGTCTTGAACTCCATCTTGAACGCGACCGGCGACAGCCGCAGCTTCCGCAACTTCCTCGTCGTCGGCTTCTTCCTAAACATGATTTTCGACCCCTGGTTTCTCTATGGAGGACTCGGGGTGCCGGCGCTGGGGCTTTCCGGCATAGCCTGGGCGACCGTGCTGGTTCAGGGGATGGGCAACATTTATCTCGCCATGAGAGTCAGGCAGTCGGGTATGCTGGAGGGGTTCCGCTGGAGGGAGCTGGTCCCCCGCCGGCACCCCTATTCGCAACTGGCCCGGCAGGGGTTTCCTTCCAGCCTCAACATGATGACCGTAGCTAGCGGCATCTTCCTGATCACCTGGTTCGTCGGGCGCTTCGGGAGCGAGGCGGTGGCGGCCTACGGCATTGGGGCGCGGATCGAGCAGATCGCTCTCCTTCCGGTGATGGGAATGAACGTGGCGACGCTCGCCCTGGTGGCCCAGAACAGCGGAGCGCGGCAACTGGAGCGGGTGGTGCAGACCATCAAGACGGCGCTGCGGGTCGGGGTGGCGTTCATGGGGGCGGGAACGGTTGTCGTCTATCTGGCGGCCCGTCCGCTGATGGGGCTTTTCAGCAACGACCCCAAGGTGGTGGAGATAGGGGTCGGCTATCTCAGGATCGAGGCTTTCGTCTTCGTTGCTTACGTCATCCTCTACACCTGCGTCGCCGTACTGCAGGGGTTGAAGAGGCCTGGCTTTGCCCTGATGGTCGGGTTGATGAGGCAGATCGTTTTCCCCCTTCCGGTGTTCTACCTCCTGGCGGTGTTCTTGGGGTTCGGGCTCGCCGGGATCTGGTGGGGAATACTGCTGGTGACCTGGGGGGCTGCCTGCGTAACGGTTTTGTACGTGCTGCGGCTGGCGGCCGGCATGAGCCCGGCCGAACCACGCCTGGATAGGGCTGCCGACTGA
- a CDS encoding retropepsin-like aspartic protease: MDRLCAKMKERVALELQEAVDPLAREALLIAALYEVSRTALAELGMPRKSQEYQRARDAVLDLVSSIAIPLVRGGGEGGIAVLSELAEGCADPLLKKKLSVYAQELVAKSRTVAREKAGGARRIAAWCAAVCTVGSIACYLLEYGSPTRAGAGKPSPAAALRSPAPAEAPGKPPTPPPQRSADAPPPTEQSEPLVQKEAAAPAPAPPARGEQVTPIRVVSGQLLVPVTLKQGGVSVVVELVVDTGATRSVVHEEVLRRLPLDLRSARTSVAEVADGRLVRSWIGKVDLLTVGPFAHPSMELEVIPFSGGGEHDGLLGMDFLGKHPHQIDMERQLIRWF, translated from the coding sequence ATGGATCGCCTGTGTGCCAAGATGAAGGAAAGGGTTGCGCTGGAGTTGCAGGAGGCGGTGGATCCGCTGGCGCGAGAGGCGCTTCTAATAGCGGCGCTTTACGAGGTGAGCCGGACTGCGCTTGCGGAGCTCGGCATGCCGAGGAAATCGCAGGAGTACCAGCGGGCGCGCGATGCGGTCCTGGACCTGGTGAGCTCCATCGCCATTCCGCTGGTTCGGGGAGGAGGGGAGGGGGGCATCGCCGTCTTGTCCGAGCTGGCCGAAGGGTGCGCCGACCCCCTCTTGAAGAAGAAACTTTCGGTGTACGCCCAGGAACTGGTTGCCAAGTCGAGGACGGTGGCCAGGGAGAAGGCAGGTGGGGCCAGGCGGATTGCAGCTTGGTGCGCAGCCGTCTGTACGGTCGGCAGCATTGCCTGCTACCTCTTAGAGTATGGGAGCCCCACCCGAGCTGGAGCGGGTAAACCGAGCCCCGCCGCTGCGCTCAGAAGCCCGGCCCCTGCCGAGGCACCGGGCAAGCCGCCAACCCCGCCGCCGCAGCGAAGCGCAGACGCGCCTCCCCCGACCGAGCAGAGCGAACCGCTGGTCCAGAAGGAGGCAGCGGCTCCCGCGCCGGCGCCCCCTGCCCGCGGGGAGCAGGTAACCCCCATCCGCGTGGTGAGCGGCCAATTGCTGGTTCCGGTAACCCTGAAACAGGGCGGGGTATCGGTAGTGGTCGAACTGGTTGTTGATACCGGCGCCACCAGGAGCGTTGTGCACGAGGAGGTTTTAAGGAGGCTCCCGCTCGATCTGCGATCCGCCCGAACCTCTGTGGCCGAGGTTGCAGATGGCAGGCTGGTCAGGTCCTGGATCGGCAAGGTGGATCTTCTGACGGTCGGTCCCTTTGCCCATCCCTCGATGGAGCTGGAGGTGATACCGTTCAGCGGCGGCGGGGAGCACGACGGTCTGCTCGGCATGGACTTCCTGGGTAAGCACCCGCACCAGATCGACATGGAGCGCCAGCTGATCCGCTGGTTTTGA
- a CDS encoding protein-glutamate methylesterase/protein-glutamine glutaminase, which produces MIPDGRNKLRVLIVDDSSFMRMAIRGILAKAPGIEVVGIAADGLEGVDKALALKPDLITMDVEMPRMDGIAALKQIMAKQPTRVLMVSTLTSEGARATFEALEAGAIDYVPKNVSDCKDAQAVFQAALLAKVQEAALSAPPKKAGIGAAAPRLVQPPQVRPSHFANRRIGCVGIGASTGGPVALQEVLSRVPVNFPHGIVVAIHMPKAFTGPYADRLNAKCSLSIREAANGDVVKGGEVLIAPGGQHTTLVRQGSNIVVRIAPSADFPQYVYIPSVDQMLTSLCDASNGSMLGVILTGMGNDGFKGMKHLKEKGGLTLVQNEATSTIYGMPRACIEGSVADLVLPLDQIGIEIGKMIG; this is translated from the coding sequence ATGATTCCCGACGGCCGGAACAAATTGAGGGTACTCATCGTCGACGACTCCTCCTTCATGCGCATGGCGATCCGCGGCATTCTCGCCAAGGCGCCGGGGATAGAAGTGGTCGGAATCGCAGCGGACGGTTTGGAAGGGGTGGACAAGGCGCTGGCGCTGAAGCCCGACCTGATCACCATGGACGTGGAGATGCCCCGAATGGACGGCATCGCTGCCCTGAAGCAGATCATGGCCAAGCAGCCGACCCGGGTGCTTATGGTCTCAACGCTCACCAGCGAGGGGGCGCGCGCCACCTTCGAGGCGCTGGAGGCAGGCGCCATCGACTACGTCCCCAAAAACGTGAGCGACTGCAAGGATGCCCAGGCTGTCTTCCAGGCGGCGCTACTCGCCAAGGTTCAGGAGGCTGCCCTTTCCGCCCCCCCGAAAAAAGCCGGGATAGGCGCAGCTGCCCCGAGATTGGTGCAGCCGCCCCAGGTCCGTCCTTCTCACTTTGCGAACCGCCGCATCGGCTGTGTCGGCATCGGCGCCTCCACCGGCGGCCCGGTCGCGCTCCAGGAGGTGCTCTCGCGCGTACCGGTCAACTTCCCGCACGGCATCGTGGTCGCCATTCACATGCCCAAGGCCTTCACCGGCCCCTATGCGGACAGGCTGAACGCCAAGTGCTCCCTTTCCATCAGGGAGGCGGCCAACGGCGACGTGGTGAAGGGGGGCGAGGTGTTGATCGCGCCGGGGGGGCAGCACACCACCTTGGTGCGCCAAGGGAGCAACATCGTGGTACGCATCGCTCCCAGCGCCGATTTCCCGCAGTACGTCTATATTCCCAGCGTGGACCAGATGCTGACCTCGCTCTGCGACGCCAGCAACGGCTCGATGCTGGGGGTGATACTGACCGGAATGGGGAACGACGGGTTCAAGGGGATGAAGCACCTGAAGGAGAAGGGAGGCCTTACCCTGGTGCAGAACGAGGCGACCTCCACCATCTACGGCATGCCGCGGGCCTGCATCGAGGGGAGCGTCGCCGACCTGGTGCTGCCGTTGGACCAGATCGGGATCGAGATAGGAAAGATGATCGGCTGA
- a CDS encoding HDOD domain-containing protein — MERAAMMQTAEEMVESFVDLPTIPQVATRVIELLDRPGVELDEVADMILADQVLAARVIKMVNSPLYKPAHEIKSVKRALIYLGFRHIRELAFTCSFVDVFEGRDGVFDIKSFWEHSFGVGVVSKIIAQRVRYPDTEKAYLVGIVHDIGEVFLSYYRQDAFRALLDSVQGQSFRLVEKEAEFLGTSHNEVGLCIAKKWNFPADYREVIALHHAPEEAVIDPTLCAIVNLADLFCSVRQLDYGGTSRVSFNLADEKAWAILKGYAPHLADLDVERFCYELDDRVPEIQDMVKSIFQGIGA; from the coding sequence ATGGAAAGAGCAGCCATGATGCAGACTGCTGAAGAGATGGTGGAGAGCTTCGTCGACCTCCCCACCATTCCGCAGGTAGCCACCCGGGTCATCGAACTCCTGGACCGCCCCGGCGTTGAACTGGACGAGGTGGCCGACATGATCCTGGCCGACCAGGTCCTCGCGGCCCGCGTCATCAAGATGGTCAACTCGCCGCTTTACAAGCCGGCGCACGAGATAAAGTCCGTCAAAAGGGCCCTGATCTACCTGGGTTTCCGTCACATCCGCGAGCTTGCCTTCACCTGCTCCTTCGTCGACGTCTTCGAGGGGCGAGACGGCGTCTTCGACATCAAGAGCTTCTGGGAGCACTCCTTCGGCGTCGGGGTGGTGTCGAAGATCATCGCGCAGCGGGTGCGCTATCCCGACACGGAGAAGGCCTATCTCGTCGGTATCGTGCACGACATAGGCGAGGTGTTCCTCTCCTACTACCGCCAGGACGCCTTCCGCGCCCTGCTCGATTCGGTGCAGGGGCAGTCGTTCCGCCTGGTGGAGAAGGAGGCCGAGTTTCTGGGGACTTCCCACAACGAGGTCGGCCTCTGCATCGCCAAGAAATGGAACTTCCCCGCGGATTACCGCGAGGTGATCGCATTGCACCATGCCCCCGAGGAGGCGGTCATCGATCCCACCCTTTGCGCCATAGTGAACCTGGCAGACCTCTTCTGCTCGGTACGTCAGCTCGACTACGGCGGGACCTCGCGGGTTTCCTTCAACCTCGCAGATGAAAAAGCCTGGGCCATACTCAAGGGTTACGCCCCACACCTGGCAGACCTCGATGTCGAGCGCTTCTGCTACGAACTGGACGACCGGGTTCCCGAGATTCAGGACATGGTGAAATCGATCTTCCAGGGGATAGGAGCTTAG
- the atpD gene encoding F0F1 ATP synthase subunit beta → MSQNFGKISQVIGAVIDVEFEPGKLPPIYQALRVTNPAIDDQEFNLVLEVAQHLGENAVRTIAMDSTDGLVRGQQVKDMGKQISVPVGKKTLGRILNVIGEPVDEMGPIGNEKEYGIHREAPLFVNQSTKVEAFTTGIKVVDLLAPYARGGKIGLFGGAGVGKTVLIMELINNIAKQHGGFSVFAGVGERTREGNDLWMEMKESGVLDKAALVYGQMNEPPGARARVALSALSIAEYFRDEEGQDVLLFVDNIFRFTQAGSEVSALLGRIPSAVGYQPTLATEMGELQERITSTNKGSITSVQAIYVPADDLTDPAPATAFAHLDATTVLSRQIAELGIYPAVDPLDSTSRILDPQVIGDEHYAIARQVQYVLQKYKDLQDIIAILGMDELSEEDKLVVARARKIQKFLSQPFHVAEAFTGSPGKYVELKDTIKGFSEIIAGKHDDLPEQAFYMVGTIEEAIEKAQKLAV, encoded by the coding sequence ATGAGTCAGAACTTCGGAAAAATATCGCAGGTCATCGGCGCAGTTATCGACGTCGAATTCGAGCCGGGCAAGCTTCCCCCGATCTATCAAGCTCTCAGGGTCACCAACCCTGCGATCGACGATCAGGAGTTCAACCTTGTTCTGGAAGTCGCACAGCACCTGGGCGAGAACGCGGTCAGGACCATCGCAATGGACTCCACCGACGGTCTGGTTCGTGGCCAGCAGGTCAAAGACATGGGCAAGCAGATCTCGGTACCGGTCGGCAAGAAGACACTGGGCCGCATCCTGAACGTCATCGGCGAGCCGGTTGACGAGATGGGCCCGATCGGCAACGAGAAAGAGTACGGCATCCACCGCGAAGCCCCGCTCTTCGTGAACCAGTCGACCAAGGTCGAGGCGTTCACCACCGGGATCAAGGTCGTCGACCTCCTCGCACCGTACGCAAGGGGGGGCAAGATCGGCCTCTTCGGCGGCGCAGGCGTTGGCAAGACCGTTCTCATCATGGAGCTGATCAACAACATCGCTAAGCAGCACGGCGGCTTCTCCGTCTTCGCCGGCGTCGGCGAGCGTACCCGCGAAGGGAACGACCTCTGGATGGAGATGAAGGAATCCGGCGTTCTCGACAAGGCGGCACTCGTGTACGGCCAGATGAACGAGCCCCCGGGGGCACGTGCCCGCGTCGCTCTCTCCGCGCTCTCCATCGCAGAGTACTTCCGCGACGAGGAAGGCCAGGACGTGCTCCTCTTCGTCGACAACATCTTCCGCTTCACCCAGGCGGGTTCCGAGGTTTCCGCACTCCTCGGCCGTATCCCCTCCGCCGTCGGTTACCAGCCGACCCTGGCAACCGAGATGGGCGAGCTGCAGGAGCGCATCACCTCGACCAACAAGGGTTCCATCACCTCGGTCCAGGCGATCTACGTTCCGGCCGACGACTTGACCGACCCGGCTCCGGCTACCGCCTTCGCCCACTTGGACGCGACCACCGTTCTCTCCCGTCAGATCGCCGAGCTCGGCATCTACCCGGCAGTGGACCCGCTCGACTCCACCTCCAGGATCCTCGATCCGCAGGTAATCGGCGACGAGCACTACGCCATCGCGCGTCAGGTTCAGTACGTGCTGCAGAAGTACAAGGATCTCCAGGACATCATCGCGATTCTCGGCATGGACGAGCTCTCCGAGGAGGACAAACTGGTTGTTGCCCGCGCCAGGAAGATCCAGAAGTTCCTCTCCCAGCCGTTCCACGTCGCGGAAGCCTTCACCGGCTCCCCGGGCAAATACGTCGAACTGAAGGACACCATCAAAGGCTTCTCCGAGATCATCGCCGGCAAGCACGACGACCTCCCCGAGCAGGCCTTCTACATGGTCGGCACCATCGAGGAAGCTATCGAGAAGGCCCAGAAGCTCGCGGTGTAA